TGAAAATCGGCCCGTATTTCACGCATCACCCGCACCTGGGCCTCCGTGAGCTGGAAGGGCAGACTACGGTAAATCTGGCCCACGATGGGGCCTAGCTCGGGAAATTTACGTCCCGGAAGCGCCTCCAGTGACCGGCGCCGCAGGGCCATCAGCAGCTGCAGGAAAAAATGCTCATCGAATTTCAAGCGGTGGGTCGCGCGACTCAGCCATTCCTCGTCATCCGGCGCATGGATCTGCTTCAAGCTCTCCGTGAGGGTCGGCAGGCTGTACTGGCCGCGGAAAGCGGAGGTAAAATGGTCCGGCACGGCAGCCAGCCGGTCCCAGCAAGCGCGAATGACCTGGCGGAATCGACGGCTGTCCAGACCCTTGGCCTTCAGACCAGCCGTACCGGGGTAGAGCGGAACAATCTTACCGGTGTTCAGGGGGTCCTCGTCCTCGTCCAGGAGGTCGAAGTCGGGATGCACCATTTGCAGATGCTGGTAGAATTCCACCTTCCCGTGGACGGCCACCCGGTCCCCTACCCGGAACCGTTTCTGCATCCATTCCAGGCCGTGAAACCAGACACAGGCCAGGGTCCCGCTGTCGTCGGTGACGGTGACCTGGAAGAATTTGCGGTGGCGGGTGTATTTAATGCCCTGTCCGACCACCCGGGCTAGAACGGTGGCCTGCTCGCCGATTCGCAGGTCGGAAATAAGGGCCACATTGCGCCGGTCTAGATAGCGCCGGGGGAAGTAATACAGCAGGTCCGCCACTGTCATGATCCCGACCTCTGCCAGCGCTTCCGCGCGAACCGGCCCGATGCCCTTAACGTACTGAACCGGATCGCTGAAGTAGAGACTGGGTGCGGGTTGACTGTTCGTCATCTAGGACCGTGGCTGACCACAGGCACAAAAGAATTACTTCCTGATGTTGTCCAGAGGGCAGCCTTCACTCGCAGGCAACGGTAGCTAAACATTTTCCTTGAAAATAATCTAATATGAATTTACCTTAAATTTAGCTTCATTATATCCCCAAGCTCTATTGTCACTTTAAGTGCAGAACTGCTTGTATAAAAGGCCCCCTCAAGGCAGAAGCCCGGATCAATAATAATTTAACTAGGGACCAATGACGCACGCGAACCACCCCCCACAAAAAATTGATTTTGAACTGCTGTTTCTCATCAGTGTCCTCAAGCTGAAATCCCTCCACTATGGCTACTGGCAAGATGACGATGAGCTGACTCTGGCCAACCTCAGAATCGCCCAACAGCGGTATACCGATACCTTAATTGATCTTATTCCCGAAAAGGTATCGAATATTCTGGATGTCGGGTGTGGCATTGGTGATATCTCGGCCACGCTTGCCGAAAGGGGGTATAAAGTCACCGCGATATCCCCGGACGAAAATCATCGGAAGTATCTCGAAAACCGGCGCGACGGGAATTTGATCTTTTATCAGACGCCGTTCGAAAGATTCAAATCGTCGGAAAAATTTGATCTGGTCCTGATGAGTGAATCGCAAAACTATTTTGACAACGACGTCGGCTTTCAGCAGGCGGTCGCTCACCTGAACAAGGGCGGCTACCTGCTGGTGTCGGGGACATTCAAAAAGCGCGAGACCGATCTATTCAGGCGGGTCATTAGCATTGAGGATAAGTATCTGGAACGCGCCAAACATTATGGCCTGAAACTGATCAGGTCCATTAATATTACTGACCATGTCCTTCCGCAGAGCCATTTCGAAAACAAGGTTTATCGCGAGCACATTGAGCCCCTCATCGAGATTGCCAAGGACTATCTGGGCCGCACCATGCCACTGCGACTGAAGCTGCTCAAACTACTCCACCGCAGGGCTTTCAATTTCCTCACCGAAGTATATGAGGATCGCACCCAGCGTGCTGACCCCGAGCTGTTTGAACAGAACCTCAAATATATGCGGTTCCTGTTCTCCTATTACTAGACCTTCCCACCCTGGAACGTGCCCGCTAACCTGATGCCTCCTTATGGGTGCCAGGTTCCACGCTCAATCGCCGGTAAATCCAACTCCATAGGATATAGAACAACGCGCCGGTGACTAATCCCGCCAGGGAGTCAATCGCGTAATGGAAAGAGCCGTAGATCGTGGAAATCGTAAGCCCCATGATAACGGCAATAAAGATAGCGCGCATGGCGGGAGACCGGGGCCGCAGCAGTAAGTAGATTGCCACGGCCTCCCCAACATGGGAGCTGGGAAAGGCCCCGGCGGCGCTGTCACCCGTAGCGTAAAGCAGATCAATGAACGGCCCGAGTAGGCCTTGGCCGTGGAACCGGAGGAACCGGTCGTCCAGGGGACCCACCACTGGGAAAAGGATAAAGATAAACATATAGGTCAGGAAAGTCCCCAGAAACACAAAGGCATATCTCAAGAAATCCGGGGATACGCTGGTCCCCGCCTGGCGTGCTGACTTGCGTCCTTGCCGCCAGGCAGTCCAGAACCCGCAGGCGACGATGAAATAGTAGGTGAGGTAAAATAAGTGAAAGATTTCGCGCCACCAGGGCCCGGGCAGCTGGTCGGCCAGAAAACGATGCGGGTGCCCTCGAAACAACCAGCGATCCCACCCCTTCACCAACTCATCAAAGGTTGCTCCGCTGTGAAAAAGGGTTCCTACCAGCTCTATTTCGTAATGCAGCGGTATCAGCAGCAGCAGGGGATAAAACCAGCGCAACCACGCTCGCGGTCCGGAGGGGGTCGGAATGCTCGAAAAGCGTAAAACCATAATGATTAGAATCACATGGACCACAGCATTGACCAGATAGAACAGGCCGAAATAGGACCCCACGAAAGTGATGGCAAAAATCCCCGCCAGGTACCATAGCAGCAGCCGATCGAAATGGTAGCGCACGGATTTCATAGCCAGCCGTGGGCTCGATACCAGGCCGTCGTTTCGGTAATGCCTTGTGCCAAACGCACGCTGGGCTTGAATCCCAGCTGCTCAGTGATCAGGTCGGCGCTGCAGGTCCAGGCCCCCTGGCGCAGTTCCCGCAGCTTGTCCGGTGTCAGGCGCGCCGGCTTCAATCCGACCAGTCGACCGATGGCCATCACCCCTTCTGCCAGCCGAACCAGTCCCCCGGGAAGGGGCACTGGGATCGTCCACGTGCGGACGGCCTCAGCCACCAGGGCGGTGACATCTCGCAGGTAGTGAATCGCCTGGCCGTCGTTGATGAAGTAGGTTGACTGCGGCCGGGTCTCCCGCGTTAAAACCAACCAGATGGCCTGGCAGACGTCCCTGACATGGATGAGGGAAAGCTCCAGATGCCCGCCTCTGAGGCTCGGACGTAGGTGCCGGGCTGCCATTTTGAAAAACCGCCACACGTCCTGATCGTGGGGACCGTAGACCGTCGGTGGTCGGATGATTGACCAGGGGAAACCGGCCGCGGCTAGGGCTCGCTCTCCGCCCAGTTTGGTCTGCCCATACCATGAGATGGGTGCCACCGGTGAGTCTTCTGTGAGCGGCTCGCCGGGACGGGCGGGTCCCGCCGCCGCAAGGGTGCTGAGCTGTACGAACCGCCTGAGAGGCATATTAGCCTGATTAACGGCCGTCACCAGCGCCTCCGTCCCCTGGCGGTTGACCCGGTCAAAGGCGTCGTAGGTGTGGCCCCACAAACAGCCCGCCAGATGCACCACCGCCTCAACCGACGCCAGGGCACCCGCCACCGCCGGTCCAATATCGGTTACGTCACCCACCACCACGGCAACTTGGGAGCGCAGCTCCTCAGGCAGTCGGTTGGGATCCCGCAACAAGCACGTCAGCTGGCACTCCCGGGAAAGCAGATAAGGGACCAGGTTCTTGCCGATAAAGCCCGATGCGCCCGTCAGAAAAATGTGCATGAATGGAAACTCCCGCTAAAGGGCCCCATCAGGGGAGATGGTATACCTGGATAACTAGTCGCTTTCGTCCGTTGCGATAGGTTGCCCGTAGATACGGTAGGTCTTGGCTTTGCGGGCGCCCAGCTTCGCGTACGTCTGGTTCATGACGGCGTTGTCCTCCAGGACCCACGAGCCCTCGATCATGCGATATCCCTTGGCTATACCGGTTTGGAAAACGTTAAGGTACAGGGCGGCATCGATGCCCATGCGCCGGTATTGCTTGAGAACCCCCATGGCAAAGCCCCGCATGGAGGTGATCTTGCGCTTGTA
Above is a genomic segment from Candidatus Neomarinimicrobiota bacterium containing:
- a CDS encoding class I SAM-dependent methyltransferase gives rise to the protein MTHANHPPQKIDFELLFLISVLKLKSLHYGYWQDDDELTLANLRIAQQRYTDTLIDLIPEKVSNILDVGCGIGDISATLAERGYKVTAISPDENHRKYLENRRDGNLIFYQTPFERFKSSEKFDLVLMSESQNYFDNDVGFQQAVAHLNKGGYLLVSGTFKKRETDLFRRVISIEDKYLERAKHYGLKLIRSINITDHVLPQSHFENKVYREHIEPLIEIAKDYLGRTMPLRLKLLKLLHRRAFNFLTEVYEDRTQRADPELFEQNLKYMRFLFSYY
- a CDS encoding phosphatase PAP2 family protein — protein: MKSVRYHFDRLLLWYLAGIFAITFVGSYFGLFYLVNAVVHVILIIMVLRFSSIPTPSGPRAWLRWFYPLLLLIPLHYEIELVGTLFHSGATFDELVKGWDRWLFRGHPHRFLADQLPGPWWREIFHLFYLTYYFIVACGFWTAWRQGRKSARQAGTSVSPDFLRYAFVFLGTFLTYMFIFILFPVVGPLDDRFLRFHGQGLLGPFIDLLYATGDSAAGAFPSSHVGEAVAIYLLLRPRSPAMRAIFIAVIMGLTISTIYGSFHYAIDSLAGLVTGALFYILWSWIYRRLSVEPGTHKEASG
- a CDS encoding NAD-dependent epimerase/dehydratase family protein; amino-acid sequence: MHIFLTGASGFIGKNLVPYLLSRECQLTCLLRDPNRLPEELRSQVAVVVGDVTDIGPAVAGALASVEAVVHLAGCLWGHTYDAFDRVNRQGTEALVTAVNQANMPLRRFVQLSTLAAAGPARPGEPLTEDSPVAPISWYGQTKLGGERALAAAGFPWSIIRPPTVYGPHDQDVWRFFKMAARHLRPSLRGGHLELSLIHVRDVCQAIWLVLTRETRPQSTYFINDGQAIHYLRDVTALVAEAVRTWTIPVPLPGGLVRLAEGVMAIGRLVGLKPARLTPDKLRELRQGAWTCSADLITEQLGFKPSVRLAQGITETTAWYRAHGWL